The Brachybacterium huguangmaarense genome contains a region encoding:
- the cas1e gene encoding type I-E CRISPR-associated endonuclease Cas1e, which translates to MGRLAGAPPPERIELARVQDRVSFLYAERCTVHRDANALTITDQRGVVHVPAASIGVLLLGPGARITHGAMGLLGDCGVSAAWVGENGVRYYASGRPLAKSSRMAEAQARIVTNQRSRLACARQMYDMRFSGEDVSALSMTQLRGREGARMKKVYVAEATRTGVDWSRRAYSPDDFEASDHINRALTAASAALYGVAHAVICSLGCVPALGVVHSGTDRAFVYDIADLYKAEVAIPAAFDAVASEAVDPATEVRRLVRDRVVTARLLPRMSRDIHTLLGIDDEMEADFGDLLLWSEMEAVPSGVNWDGSGVLA; encoded by the coding sequence ATGGGCCGCCTGGCTGGTGCACCGCCACCGGAGCGCATCGAGCTCGCGCGGGTGCAGGACCGCGTCTCGTTCCTGTACGCCGAGCGCTGCACCGTCCATCGTGACGCCAACGCCTTGACGATCACGGACCAGCGCGGTGTGGTCCACGTGCCTGCCGCCTCGATCGGCGTGCTCCTGTTGGGGCCCGGTGCACGAATCACGCATGGCGCGATGGGGCTCCTCGGCGACTGCGGCGTCTCGGCCGCCTGGGTCGGGGAGAACGGTGTCCGGTACTACGCTTCCGGGCGACCGCTGGCGAAGTCGTCACGGATGGCTGAGGCGCAGGCTCGGATCGTCACCAACCAGCGGTCACGCTTGGCATGTGCCCGGCAGATGTACGACATGCGGTTCTCCGGTGAGGACGTCTCCGCTCTCTCGATGACGCAGCTTCGAGGCCGCGAGGGCGCACGCATGAAGAAGGTGTACGTGGCCGAAGCCACCCGGACCGGGGTCGACTGGTCGCGGCGTGCGTACTCGCCGGACGACTTCGAGGCGAGCGATCACATCAATCGCGCGCTCACCGCGGCGAGCGCGGCCCTGTACGGCGTGGCCCATGCGGTGATCTGCTCGCTCGGATGCGTGCCGGCGCTGGGGGTCGTCCACTCCGGCACGGACCGGGCCTTCGTCTATGACATCGCGGACCTCTACAAGGCGGAGGTCGCGATTCCTGCCGCGTTCGATGCCGTCGCATCGGAGGCTGTGGACCCTGCCACCGAGGTCAGGCGCCTGGTGCGCGATCGAGTCGTCACGGCACGCCTTCTCCCCCGCATGTCACGAGACATTCACACCCTGCTCGGGATCGACGACGAGATGGAGGCCGACTTCGGGGATCTTCTGCTCTGGAGTGAGATGGAGGCGGTGCCGAGCGGGGTCAACTGGGACGGGTCCGGCGTGCTCGCATGA
- the cas6e gene encoding type I-E CRISPR-associated protein Cas6/Cse3/CasE: MTTFTRILLNPQKRGGRRLLSNPQAMHAAVRASFPPDLDESTSRILWRVDHDGHEHTLYIVGPEEPDRSVIVDQAGWAARPGETADYDPLLDGLRLGHERRFRLTANPVRSLAAQGQKRGKIVPHVTPAQQVQWLVGKASAHGFEVRMTPATDTGAPDTALPDVIVDRRENLSFTRRDKTSPRTGTVTLRTARFDGSLRITDVEAFRRTLTHGIGRGRAYGCGLLTIARLEG, from the coding sequence ATGACCACCTTCACCCGCATCCTGCTCAACCCCCAGAAGCGCGGGGGACGCCGTCTGCTGTCCAATCCCCAGGCCATGCACGCCGCGGTCCGAGCCTCCTTCCCGCCCGACCTCGACGAGTCCACCTCGCGCATCCTGTGGCGCGTCGACCACGACGGACACGAGCACACGCTGTACATCGTGGGGCCGGAGGAGCCCGACCGGTCGGTGATCGTCGATCAGGCCGGATGGGCGGCTCGACCCGGCGAGACAGCCGACTACGATCCCCTGCTCGACGGCCTGAGACTCGGTCACGAGAGGCGCTTCCGTCTCACCGCGAACCCGGTGAGGAGCCTGGCCGCGCAGGGCCAGAAGCGAGGGAAGATCGTTCCTCATGTGACACCCGCCCAGCAGGTCCAGTGGCTCGTGGGGAAGGCATCGGCCCACGGGTTCGAGGTCCGGATGACGCCGGCCACCGACACCGGCGCACCTGACACGGCACTGCCCGACGTGATCGTAGATCGACGGGAGAACCTCTCCTTCACACGCCGAGACAAGACGTCGCCCCGGACGGGAACGGTCACCCTCCGGACGGCGAGATTCGACGGTTCACTTCGCATCACCGACGTGGAGGCATTCCGCCGGACGCTCACCCACGGGATCGGGCGAGGCCGCGCCTACGGATGCGGGCTGCTCACGATCGCCCGCCTGGAGGGATGA
- the cas2e gene encoding type I-E CRISPR-associated endoribonuclease Cas2e, protein MTLVLTACPPGLRGDLTKWLMEISPGVFVGHPSARVRDHLWLRTVELCKDGKAILVYSALNEQGLEYRVHNHDWTPIDVDGLTLMLRPTTSEAPQRRTGWSTARAMRRARRPRWGGTHEEQGGATD, encoded by the coding sequence ATGACCCTCGTGCTCACCGCCTGCCCACCAGGGCTGCGCGGAGACCTCACCAAGTGGTTGATGGAGATCAGCCCCGGGGTCTTCGTCGGTCATCCATCGGCTCGTGTGCGTGATCACCTATGGCTGCGCACGGTCGAGCTGTGCAAGGACGGCAAGGCCATCCTTGTGTACTCGGCCCTCAACGAGCAGGGGCTCGAGTACCGCGTCCACAACCATGACTGGACCCCCATCGACGTCGACGGGCTCACGCTGATGCTGCGTCCGACGACCTCGGAGGCGCCCCAGCGTCGGACCGGATGGAGCACTGCACGTGCCATGCGTCGTGCACGTCGACCGCGATGGGGCGGAACGCACGAGGAACAGGGCGGCGCCACGGACTAG